A segment of the Tachysurus vachellii isolate PV-2020 chromosome 18, HZAU_Pvac_v1, whole genome shotgun sequence genome:
ccagagatgccaatcaacctaccatgcatgtctttggaccgggggaggaaaccggagtacccagaggaaacccccgaggcacggggagaacatgcaaactccacacacacaaggtggaggtgggaatcgaaccctcaaccctggaggtgtgaggcgaacatgctaaccactaagccaccgtgaccccccgcCTCCCCCCCTACAGAAATCCCGGATCGTGGTGAAGTTTTATGAGGATGAAAATCACACCTGGCAGTTACGGTGATGATAATTGCCTCCCGTTCGAGACAGAAACAATCAGATGGATGCTTGCAAGTGAATGATAGCAGGCACGTGTTGATGACAGCGTTTAACTACATATTAACTACACTTTGATCATGGCGAGACAATTGTTTCTCATCGATGACATTCCAGCTTTGACGTCATGATTCAccacagaaaacacaccaacaaaTTATTGACCATTTGTTTGACAAGATTGATTATGGTGAGGCTTAAACCACAAACTAGTGGAATAGAGGCAGAATGAGATGGGTGGGAGGAGGAACTCCCTCGGTTTTAACGAGGCAAATTGAACTGCAAATGGTGCCACAAGTACGGCATGAATGTTTTTGCATCCCAAAAAGGAGCAGGTAAGATTGCTCGCATTACGACCAGACCATCCCAGTGCAGtgggacacagtgtgtttatggtggCTGCTGGTTTAGGTACAATAGTTAGTTGTACACCAAAAGCAAAAAGTTAGATGATATGAGAAGATGCTCTACTATGTAAGGACAGGACATGCAGGCAGGTGAAGTGACTTGAGCTGGGGCACGTGAGGCAGGATTACAAACTCCACCAAGATTAGTTTTCACTGAACACTAGACATTAAAGGCTAGCAAAGACTAAGGACATAAAACATACGGTATTAAAATGGCATTTACTACAAAAGGACTAACTCACACAACACTGGTACTCCACCTGTACAGTAGTTTCCCTCTCATGATGAAGAtgagtataataataaacaatactgAGAGAAAATGAGTTCTGTACCCTAAATGATCTAAACCCCTGTGTTTTCACTGATCTCAGTGACATGCCATGTCTGTTCACCAACAGCTCTGTTCAGCTCAGctctggacctggttttcagtGTTCTGCGTTCTTTGTTGTGATTGCTGCATGTTTTCACactgaacataaaataaatgatataaaccCAACCTATAAGTGTTAGTTgaggtgtacagtatgtagagtTGAACACGTTTAGCAGACTCACTtctccagagtgacttacattatctcattgttttacaactgagcaattgagggttaagggccttgctaaggggcccaacagtggcagcctgaTGGAcgtgggattgaactcacaaccttccgaaacaccttcaccactaagctaccacatgcccacatgCTCATAGTAGGCTGTCATACGTTGGTCAGAAATACAGCCAtgcaaaatctaaacaaatgttTACCAAACGAGCGTCGGAGTCACAGTTCACTTACACAAACCGAgatctctctcctcctcttcctctttccccCTCTCCTCTGCTCTACCCCATCCGTTTCTCCACTCCCTCTGTGCTGTCCCCCTCTTCTCCTCCCCCTCTCCTCCATGATTCtcatcatgtttattatttactgagttCATCTGGCTGTAGAGAGATCACACAACAGCAAACACACATTAGCTATTGTTCTTTGTTAGCATCTGTGTGGTCTACAGTAAGAGACAGGCTGACttcacactcgcgcgcacacactcacacttgggCGCGCGCTCGCACTCGGGCACACACACGCGGGCGCACGCACTCGCACTCAGGTGGACGCgcgcgcacactcactcacgctcgcgcgcatacactcactcacgctcgcgcgcatacactcacactcaggcgcacacactcacacttgttCGCGCGCTCGCACTCGGGCGCGGGCACACACACTCGGGCgcgggcacacacactcgcactcgggtgcgggcacacacactcgggtgcgggcacacacactcgggcgcgggcacacacactcgcactcggGCGGGTgcgcgcacactcactcacactcgggcacgcgcgcgcacactcactcacacactcgggcgcgcgcgcgcacactcactcacacactcgggcgcgcgcgcgcacactcactcacacactcgggCGCGcgctcgcacactcactcactcactcgggcGCGcgctcgcacactcactcactcactcgggcGCGcgctcgcacactcactcactcactcgggcGCGcgctcgcacactcactcactcactcgggcgcgcacgcacactcactcacacactcgggcgcgcgcgcacactcactcacactcgggCGCGCGCGCACACTCACAAGCACGCGCAATCAGTAATGGAAtgtatttttggtttgttaacttcaatagagagagaaagtcagagagaATAGTGAGGGAACATCTATTTATACCTGCTATTATAGGAGTGTAATCTATTATGGGATAGAAAATGAAACACCACGTCATCACAGTGCCTTTATCTTGATTATGTTCTATAATACAGCACAAACTTATGTTTTATATCAAGTGTAAAAATGACCTAGAAGCATGTAGTACTTCACTCTCATTAAAATGAAGATTAATGAATGTCACTTTTCCTCCCTCCTTACTGCCTGATAGTACAGTGAACCCTAATGAGTTCTGTACTCTTCCTCAGGGTTACCTGTTCATCTCTGTGTTGGTGAACAGCAACAGTGAACTGATCAGGCTGATCAATAATGCCATAAAGAATGACCTGTCCAGCAGGAACCCCACCTTCATGTGTCTGGCACTGCACTGCATCGCCAACGTGGGCAGCAGGGAGATGGCCGAGGCCTTCGCTGGAGAGATCCCACGCATCCTGGTGGCAGGGTAAGAGAACCGATGCCTTAGATTAGCGAGAAAGGGGAAGTGAATATAAGCCAAAGACAAAAATGGACAAAGTGATATAGAGAATGAGGCAGCTGTGAGAGACAAAATAAGAGCTATAGATTACTGAAGACCTTGAAAAGTTTTTGAAACTGAAGTAGCTCTTCATCTGTGCAGAAACAGAACTGTTCCATAACAAATGCACACTGAACAGCTAAACAGCAGCGTTGGGGGAAATGATAAGGATTGTGTTTCAGTGGcttgttttactgtgtgtgtaaatacaccTTCACCCAGTTCCCAGAAACATCTGGTTTGCTGGTTGAGTGTAAAAAATATTGATGGATTCGTTACAAAAATAAAGGAACGCTAAGTGTTCAGGTTCATCGTGGAGGAGGTAGTGAGGTGGTCACAGTGAGGAAACCCCACATCAGGTTTATTTACACGTGTGGcctattttaaatgttattggCTGTTCTTCTGCTGTTCCACTTAAATGATCtagaataaatatgtatatgaaGTTATAGGATTTATATCAGTTCTGAAGCagggtgtgtgtacacgtgtctgtgtgtgtttcagggacACAATGGACAGTGTAAAACAGTCGGCTGCTCTGTGTCTGCTGCGTCTGTATAAAACATCTCCAGACCTGGTGCTGATGGGAGAGTGGACGTCCAGAGTGGTACATTTACTGAACGATCAGCACATGGTGGGTCCGagtgggaaaaacaaacaaacaccaccacactTTTGTAACGAAAAGCTCTATGGAAAAAGGACATTCCCAAGGCAGATATTTATACCATCTTAACAAACGGAAATGAAGAGCAGCTGTCGTGGGTTTTATACACCTGAGTTAGTGTAGTTCTCATGTAAGGACATTTTAATTTCCATAAATTGTatctgaaaaggaaaaatagTATTATAGTGCATTAGGTAAGGCttttaatattagatattttaatattagttcattatttaaatttaatttaatttgtgtgttGACATATGAACGGACATATGAACTTAGTGTTTATGTAATAACACCGACAGGGAGGTgtctcaaacacacaagcacttgGGACAGGACTGTGTTTTCTCAGTGAATGGCTTGAATGTTTTATCATGTTCTGTGGGTTATTTGTACAAATCTTTGTATCTTATCTTTGTTTCTAGGGTGTGGTCACCGCAGCGATCTCCCTCATCACCTGCCTTAGCCAGAAAAACCCAGATGAGTTTAAGACGTGCGTGTCCTTGGCCGTGTCCCGTCTGAGCAGGGTGTGTCTCATTTCTGCAGTGTTTAGGTGTGCAGAGGCACGTTCATGCACTGCTGTGTGTCATATTAAACATGTTTCTCTGTTGTTCAGATCGTGTCATCAGCATCCACCGACCTGCAGGACTACACATATTACTTTGTTCCTGCTCCCTGGCTTTCCTGTAAGTTACTGCGTCTTCTGCAGTGCTACCCTCCTCCTGAGGATGGCGCCGTTAAAGGCCGTCTGGTTGAGTGTCTGGAGACGATTCTCAACAAAGCACAGGAACCTCCCAAATCCAAAAAGGTGCAGCACTCCAATGCCAAGAATGCCATCTTGTTTGAGGCTATTGCTCTCATCATTCACTATGACAGGTGAGCACTACAGCTGTCTGTCCTAACGCTCACTCAGCATTAACATCCTTTTACTGTGGGGATTTTCtgtgtaatatttacatttaatcttattattattacagaagaGAAAAGTTGTTTTTACGTTACAGCAGCTACAAACAGCTGCTAACCCTCactggcctctgtgtgtgtctgatagTGAGCCGAACCTGCTGGTGCGAGCCTGTAATCAGCTGGGTCAGTTCCTGCAGCACAGAGAAACTAACCTGCGCTACCTGGCCTTAGAGAGCATGTGCACACTCGCCAGCTCAGAGTTCTCCCACGAGGCCGTCAAAACACACATCGAGACGGTCATCAACGCCCTCAAGgttagtgtgtgcagtgtggtTTAGCCTGTGTGTTCAGGAGCTTTAATCATCCTCTGATCTGCTCTTATTAACATCATGTCACCCGAGTGTTTATTtggtgtttttacatttttaaattggaCAAATCTGTACATCAGATCATCACATGACAGGACATTTCAGCAccatttgttttattcacatATTAATTCCATAGAATCTTGGTATATTTATCATACAGCCTGAATAAACACATCCTCACTGTTTATAGACTGATCAGACCTTTTAAACCAATATCACAGTTGTTTAAGACCTCCacaagtgaaagtgacgtgacgtacggtgacacatactcagaatatgttctgtgtttaacccatccaaagtgcgcacacacacacacacacacacacacacacacacagagcagtgaacacacacacacagagcagtgaacacacacacacacagcagtgaacacacacacacacacacacagcagtgaacacacacacacacacagagcagtgaacacacacacacacacacacacgcagtgaacacacacacacaagcagtgaacacacacacacacacacacagcagtgaacacacacacacacacacacagcagtgaacacacacacacacacacacgaacacacacacacgaacacacacacacacacacacacagcagtgaacacacacacacacacagcagtgaacacacacacacacacagcagtgaacacacacacacacacagcagtgaacacacacacacacacacacacacacacacacagcagtgaacacacacacacacagcagtgaacacacacagcagtgaacacacacacacacacacacacacacacagcagtgaacacacacacacacacacacacacagcagtgaacacacacacacacacacacagcagtgaacacacacgcgcacacacacacacacacacagcagtgaacacacacacacacacagcagtgaacacacacagcagtgaacacacacacacacacacacacacacagcagtgaacacacacacacacacacacacacagcagtgaacacacacacacacacacacacacagagcagtgaacacacacacacacacacacacagcagtgaacacacacgcgcacacacacacacacacacacagcagtgaacacacacacacacacagcagtgaacacgcgcacacacacacacacagcagtgaacacgcacacacacacacacacagcagtgaacacacacacacacacacacagcagtgaacacacacacacacacacacagcagtgaacacacacacacacacacacacacagcagtgaacacacacacacacacacacacacacagcagtgaacacacacacacacacacacacacagcagtgaacacacacacacacacagcagtgaacacacacacacacacacagcagtgaacacacacacagcagtgaacacacacacacacacacacacacacacagcagtgaacacacacacacagcagtgaacacacacacacacacacacacacacacagcagtgaacacacacacacacacacacacagcagtgaacacacacagcagtgaacacacacacacacagcagtgaacacacacacacacacacacacacacacagcagtgaacacacacacacacacagcagtgaacacacacacacacacagcagtgaacacacacacacacacacacacacacagcagtgaacacacacacagcagtgaacacacacacacacacacacacacacacagcagtgaacacacacacacacacacacacacacacacagcagtgaacacacacacacacagcagtgaacacacacacacacacacacacacacgaacacacacacacacacacacacacacacgaacacacacacacacacacacacacacacacacacacagcagtgaacacacacacacacacgaacacacacacagcagtgaacacacacacacacacacacacacacagcagtgaacacacacacacagcagtgaacacacacacacacacacacacacacacacacacacacacagcagtgaacacacacacacacacacacagcagtgaacacacacacacacacacacacagcagtgaacacacacacacacacacacacacagcagtgaacacacacgcacacacacacacacacacacacacagcagtgaacacacacacacacacgaacacacacacagcagtgaacacacacacacacacacacacacacagcagtgaacacacacacacagcagtgaacacacacacacacacacacacacacagcagtgaacacacacacacacagcagtgaacacacacacacacacacacacagcagtgaacacacacacacacacacacacacacacagcagtgaacacacacacacacgcacacacacacacacacacacacacacacagcagtgaacacacacacacacagcagtgaacacgcgcacacacacacacacagcagtgaacacgcacacacacacacacacacacagcagtgaacacacacacacacacagcagtgaacacacacacacacacacacacagcagtgaacacacacacacacagcagtgaacacacacacacacacacacacacacagcagtgaacacacacacacacacacagcagtgaacacacacacacacacagcagtgaacacacacacacacacagcagtgaacacacacacacacacagcagtgaacacacacacacacacagcagtgaacacacacagcagtgaacacacacacacagcagtgaacacgcacacacacacacacacacagcagtgaacacacacacacacacagcagtgaacacacacacacacacacacacacacagcagtgaacacacacacacacacacacagcagtgaacacacacacagcagtgaacacacacacacacacagcagtgaacacacacacacacacagcagtgaacacacacacacacacagcagtgaacacacacacacacacacacacacacacagcagtgaacacacacacacacacacacacacacacacacagcagtgaacacacacacacacacagcagtgaacacacacacacacacacacacacacacacagcagtgaacacacacacacacagcagtgaacacgcgcacacacacacacacagcagtgaacacgcacacacacacacacacacagcagtgaacacacacacacagcagtgaacacacacacacacacacacagcagtgaacacacacacacacacagcagtgaacacacacgcacacacacacacacacacacagcagtgaacacacacacacacagcagtgaacacgcgcacacacacacacacacagcagtgaacacacacacacacacagcagtgaacacacacacacacacacacacagcagtgaacacacacacacagcagtgaacacacacacacacacacacacacacacacacagcagtgaacacacacacacacacagcagtgaacacacacacacacacacagcagtgaacacacacacacacacagcagtgaacacacacacacacacacacacacagcagtgaacacacacacacacacagcagtgaacacacacacacacacagcagtgaacacacacacacacagcagtgaacacacacacacacacagcagtgaacacacacacacacagcagtgaacacacacacacacacagcagtgaacacacacacacacagcagtgaacacacacagcagtgaacacacacacacagcagtgaacacacacacacacacacacagcagtgaacacacacacacacacacacacacacacagcagtgaacacacacacacacacagcagtgaacacacacacacacacagcagtgaacacacacacacacacagcagtgaacacacacacacacacacagcagtgaacacacacagcagtgaacacacacacacacacagcagtgaacacacacacacacacacacacacacagcagtgaacacacacacacacacacacagcagtgaacacacacacacacacacagcagagaacacacacacacacacacacagcagtgaacacacacacacacacagcagtgaacacacacacacacacagcagtgaacacacacacacacagcagtgaacacacacacacacagcagtgaacacacacacacacacacacacacagcagtgaacacacacacacacacacagcagtgaacacacacacacacacacagcagtgaacacacacacacacacgcagcagtgaacacacacacacacagcagtgaacacacacacacacacacacacacacacacacagcagtgaacacacacacacacacacacacacacacagcagtgaacacacacacacacacacacagcagtgaacacacacacacacacacacacacacacacagcagtgaacacacacacacacacacacacagcagtgaacacacacacacacacacaccgtgaacacacacccggagcagtgggcagccatttatgctgtggcacctggggagcagttgggggggttcggtgccttgctcaagggcacctcagttgcggtattgctggcccgagactcgaacccacaaccttaaggttaggagtcacacactctaaccattaggccacgacttccctgaCAAAGACGACTGAGTAGACACTATAGTATAACATGCTAAACTGGAGGTCTGTACTCTCTAAGTGTTAGTTACACTATCTTCATTACAAgactaaaaacaaatgaacctTCTCACACATCACTTCTCTTACATCTGATTAATTACCTGCAGAGTAAAAGAGATGTTTGTTCTGGCTTTAAATAATACACTAATCTGTAGAGTAGATTTTTAatttctctcgttctctctcccAGACGGAGCGTGATGTGAGTGTGCGTCAGAGGGCAGCTGATCTTCTCTATGCAATGTGTGACCGCAGTAATGCTAAGCAGATTGTGGCTGAGATGTTAAGTTACCTGGAGACGGCGGATTACTCCATTCGGGAGGAGATGGTGCTGAAGGTGGCCATCCTGGCTGAGAAGTATGCAGTGGACTACTCCTGGTATGTGGACACCATTCTTAACCTGATACGCATTGCTGGAGACTATGTGAGCGAGGAGGTGTGGTACCGCGTCATCCAGATCGTCATCAACCGTGACGACGTCCAGGGTTATGCAGCCAAGACCGTCTTTGAGGTAAACACTCACTAGTTATTTTTCTGCTAAGCATTATTTTTAAGCACGACGAGACTcacttgacctctgacctcaggCCCTTCAGGCTCCGGCTTGTCACGAGAACATGGTGAAGGTCGGTGGTTACATTCTAGGAGAGTTTGGAAACCTTATTGCTGGTGATCCTCGTTCAAGGTGAGCTCTTTACCTGTAATCTCTAATCACACTAACTGCTGAAATGCACCTACGTGTTAGTGTACAGTGCTGCTTGAaggtttgtgaaccctttagagtttttttttaactttagctGTTAATTTAGAGGTAAATTAGCATTAATCTGTCTTCAGTCAGTGGgattgttagtgtgtgtgccctgttttatttaaagaacggGGGTCTGGCAGAGTCTGATCTTTACAACACGTCACATTGGTGATGACGTCAGAAAGAGTTGCTGTAGCTCATCaggctgtataaataaataaagatcccTCTAAAGCAAGACGTGTGATAGTCTGTGAGGTCACAAAGGAACCCAGAATGACTTTTAAGCCACTAAAGGCCTCTCTTATGTTGGCTAATGTTAACGTTCATGAGTCCACATTCAGGAGAACACTGAACAACCTGGTGTGTGTGGCAGAGTTGAAAGGAGAAAGTCACCACTCTACAAGAAGAACATTGTTTCTCGTCTGAAGTTTGttaaagatcatgtggacaaaACGGACGTCTTTTGGAAAAATGTTTTGTGgacaaaagaaacattaatacttttttggtttaaatgagAATCGATATatttgggggggaaaaaggaGGTGGTGGTAGTGTTGGTGCTGTTTTTGCTTCATCTGGGCCAGGACAGTGACTGGACAGTGACAAGACAATGAACCAAGAAAACAACTCGTTCTTTAGCTTCTGTTCAGAGTAGCTGTTCTGTAGTGAGGAATGGGCCAAAACCTCCAAGCCGTTATGCAGGACTGATCACCAGTTACCACAAATGTTTACTTAGTTATCGTTGCACAATCGGGTCATAACAGATACTGAAaattctaaagggttcacaaacctTTCCAGCACCACTGTATGTTGCCAGTgaccatattctctctctctctctctctctctgtctgtctgtctgtctgtctgtctctctctctctctctctgtctctctgtctctctctctctctctctctctctctctctctctctccccagccCATTGGTTCAGTTCAACCTGCTCCACTCTAAGTTCCACCTGTGTTCGGTTCCTACTCGTGCCCTACTCCTCTCTGCCTACATAAAGTTCATTAATTTGTTTCCTGAGACAAAGATTACTATCCAGGAGGTTCTGCGCTGTGATAGTCAGATCAGGAACAGTGATGTGGAGCTCCAGCAGAGAGCCGTGGAATATCTGAAACTGTCCTCCATCGCCAGCACCGATGTCCTGGTGAGAAATCCTTTACCACTCAGGTTCATGTCACCCGGTTGCTGCTCCACACctcagctaaataaataaaacttctaacatgtgtgtgtgatgatcaaTGTGAATGGAGTCACTTTAGTGAGTCTACTGATTATTCTGCTTCTGTTGGTCAGGGTTACCTGACATTACCTG
Coding sequences within it:
- the ap2a1 gene encoding AP-2 complex subunit alpha-2 isoform X2, which produces MPAVSKGDGMRGLAVFISDIRNCKSKEAEIKRINKELANIRSKFKGDKALDGYSKKKYVCKLLFIFLLGHDIDFGHMEAVNLLSSNKYTEKQIGYLFISVLVNSNSELIRLINNAIKNDLSSRNPTFMCLALHCIANVGSREMAEAFAGEIPRILVAGDTMDSVKQSAALCLLRLYKTSPDLVLMGEWTSRVVHLLNDQHMGVVTAAISLITCLSQKNPDEFKTCVSLAVSRLSRIVSSASTDLQDYTYYFVPAPWLSCKLLRLLQCYPPPEDGAVKGRLVECLETILNKAQEPPKSKKVQHSNAKNAILFEAIALIIHYDSEPNLLVRACNQLGQFLQHRETNLRYLALESMCTLASSEFSHEAVKTHIETVINALKTERDVSVRQRAADLLYAMCDRSNAKQIVAEMLSYLETADYSIREEMVLKVAILAEKYAVDYSWYVDTILNLIRIAGDYVSEEVWYRVIQIVINRDDVQGYAAKTVFEALQAPACHENMVKVGGYILGEFGNLIAGDPRSSPLVQFNLLHSKFHLCSVPTRALLLSAYIKFINLFPETKITIQEVLRCDSQIRNSDVELQQRAVEYLKLSSIASTDVLATVLEEMPPFPERESSILAKLKKKKGPGAVSGNELEDGKREGGELNGGGGERSGDSSAIAASNASTPSPSADLLGLRSSAPVNAAPPSSGSLLVDVFSEAGPAAPAAAVSDDGFLRFVCKNNGVLFENQLLQIGIKSEYRQNLGRMYLFYGNKTSVQFVSFTTTVSCPGELQSLLNVQLKPVAPLVEGGAQVQQVINIECLSDFCDAPLLNIKFRYGGALQNLTLKLPVTINKFFQPTEMASNDFFQRWKQLSLPQQEAQKIFKANHAMDTEVIKAKLLGLGTALLENVDPNPENFVCAGVVQTKAQQVGCLLRLEPNAQAQMYRLTLRSSKDTVAKRLCELLAEQF
- the ap2a1 gene encoding AP-2 complex subunit alpha-1 isoform X1: MPAVSKGDGMRGLAVFISDIRNCKSKEAEIKRINKELANIRSKFKGDKALDGYSKKKYVCKLLFIFLLGHDIDFGHMEAVNLLSSNKYTEKQIGYLFISVLVNSNSELIRLINNAIKNDLSSRNPTFMCLALHCIANVGSREMAEAFAGEIPRILVAGDTMDSVKQSAALCLLRLYKTSPDLVLMGEWTSRVVHLLNDQHMGVVTAAISLITCLSQKNPDEFKTCVSLAVSRLSRIVSSASTDLQDYTYYFVPAPWLSCKLLRLLQCYPPPEDGAVKGRLVECLETILNKAQEPPKSKKVQHSNAKNAILFEAIALIIHYDSEPNLLVRACNQLGQFLQHRETNLRYLALESMCTLASSEFSHEAVKTHIETVINALKTERDVSVRQRAADLLYAMCDRSNAKQIVAEMLSYLETADYSIREEMVLKVAILAEKYAVDYSWYVDTILNLIRIAGDYVSEEVWYRVIQIVINRDDVQGYAAKTVFEALQAPACHENMVKVGGYILGEFGNLIAGDPRSSPLVQFNLLHSKFHLCSVPTRALLLSAYIKFINLFPETKITIQEVLRCDSQIRNSDVELQQRAVEYLKLSSIASTDVLATVLEEMPPFPERESSILAKLKKKKGPGAVSGNELEDGKREGGELNGGGGERSGDSSAIAASNASTPSPSADLLGLRSSAPVNAAPPSSGSLLVDVFSEAGPAAPAAAVSDDGFLSSAPPSVPSEDPAPPLPESDELLNKFVCKNNGVLFENQLLQIGIKSEYRQNLGRMYLFYGNKTSVQFVSFTTTVSCPGELQSLLNVQLKPVAPLVEGGAQVQQVINIECLSDFCDAPLLNIKFRYGGALQNLTLKLPVTINKFFQPTEMASNDFFQRWKQLSLPQQEAQKIFKANHAMDTEVIKAKLLGLGTALLENVDPNPENFVCAGVVQTKAQQVGCLLRLEPNAQAQMYRLTLRSSKDTVAKRLCELLAEQF